The proteins below are encoded in one region of Brienomyrus brachyistius isolate T26 unplaced genomic scaffold, BBRACH_0.4 scaffold36, whole genome shotgun sequence:
- the LOC125721963 gene encoding serine/threonine-protein kinase pim-1-like, which yields MGVKRSRSDSDCESPPKKRRESTEGDLRFKGPRKEHLEDLYHQGELLGEGGYGAVYAGTRKADGFPVAIKYARKDDEELELPGLDGPIPLEVALMMLVSHESSCANVLKLMDWFSGPEDYIMILERPDPCQDLYEFCHSKGGYLSEDVARHVLVQVLQALRHCQDSGVFHRDLKAENLLIRTDTLEVKLIDFGCGDKWKDTPYVEYSGTEDFAPPELFLSGEYLAGPTTVWSVGLTLYELVCGYLPFRNKRAIISGCLIFPSWVSPDCCSLIRRCLRRKAADRLTLEEIQVHPWLQQT from the exons ATGGGTGTCAAACGATCACGTTCCGACTCTGACTGTGAATCTCCTCCcaagaaaaggagagagagtaCGGAAGGCGATTTGCGGTTTAAAGGGCCTCGCAAAG AACATTTGGAGGACCtgtaccaccagggggagctacTGGGAGAGGGTGGTTATGGAGCCGTGTATGCCGGCACTCGCAAGGCCGATGGCTTCCCA gTGGCTATCAAATATGCCCGAAAGGATGACGAGGAGCTAGAACTG CCTGGACTTGACGGGCCCATCCCATTGGAAGTGGCGCTAATGATGCTCGTCAGCCATGAGTCATCTTGTGCCAACGTGCTGAAGCTCATGGACTGGTTCAGTGGACCAGAAGATTACATTATGATCCTGGAAAGGCCGGATCCATGCCAGGATCTGTACGAATTCTGCCATAGCAAAGGGGGCTACCTCTCAGAAGATGTTGCAAGGCACGTGCTGGTCCAGGTGCTCCAGGCTTTGCGTCACTGCCAGGATTCAGGCGTCTTCCATCGCGACCTCAAAGCAGAGAATCTGTTAATCAGGACTGACACTTTGGAGGTGAAACTAATTGATTTTGGCTGTGGAGACAAATGGAAAGACACCCCCTATGTGGAATATTCAG GAACAGAGGACTTTGCTCCCCCAGAGCTGTTCCTGAGTGGGGAGTACCTAGCTGGCCCCACCACGGTCTGGTCTGTAGGCCTCACACTTTATGAGCTAGTGTGCGGCTACTTGCCCTTCCGCAACAAGAGGGCAATCATCTCAGGCTGCCTGATATTCCCCTCATGGGTCTCTCCTG ACTGCTGCAGTCTGATTCGCCGGTGCCTGAGGCGTAAGGCGGCGGATAGGCTGACGTTGGAGGAGATTCAGGTCCATCCATGGCTGCAGCAGACGTGA